The genomic window TTATCCCATACAGAGATCAACTCATCTCAAAGATGTTGTGTATTCTCACGAGAGCCAAACCTACACCACCCCCCTGCCCTAAACACACAGAACGGTTCTGCCCAGTTGGCCTTTTAAGTCCAAAggctttttgtttatttacaaTAAGGCttagggagaagaaaagggaaagggcaTTTCAGCTTGTAAGAAACCCTGCCTCCCACCCATGCCTTGTCTTCTTCTGTACCCTTGTTACACCTTCCACCAGGATGCAGAGGCACCAGGGAAACCCTGAAGAATGCGAGGTGCAGGGAAGAAATGTCCCATTTGCTCTCCCAGGTAAGTCTCATCAGCCTGCCCAGAGTCTATGAGAGCCCTAGAAAGAAAGAGGAGGCTTTGAGCAGTCAGAGTGGTCTCCAGCCATGACCAGCATGGGTAGGAAAGTTGTCCCCAAGACATTGGAGGGCTCGAGAAGGGTCAGCCATTCATGCAACTGGCTGGTatgtcttcactgcagacattttcccttcctgtttttcttttaggGTAAACAGATTCTCATGTTTATATGGAAGATAATCAAGGCATTGGGAGGCCTTTTTATTGTATATGCCAGTTGAGGACTTCCTTGAGGTGCCACAGTCAGATGGCAGCTGATGCCATTCACAGCTGGGTGATCCAAGGATGGATCATGCAATCTAGGGCTGACCTTGTTCTCTCCATACTGTCAGTGCCCATCATCTCTTCAGCTCTCCCTGGATGCAGTCCTTCCTTTACCTGGCACCACACAAACCTCAGGTGTCCCTTCCAAAGCCAAGAACAATGCCTTGCTTTTTCCACAAGTTCATGGAGCCCTTTTCATCTTTAAGCAGAATCTTGGACTTTAATATTCCCTTCTATCAACATCTCCCATTGCCTTTGAGGTGGAAAAGCACAGAGGGTGAAGGGGATCCCATGTCCCAGTGTCTCTTTCCCCTGCACCACCCCTTTCATCATAAATAACTGACATGCAACTTGTTGCTCTTTTCACACCCCACAGGCTCCTCGGGGAGTGGTTTTTGCTCATTGCTTTCTCCTTCCCTACTGCTTAGAGGGTGCTCCTGCCTGTCATTACCATTCTGGGTGATCTTGCTGATCTCaccctcttcctcttcatcatcagtCTTCTCTGGGGGGCATGCTGGCACGTCCTGGCTTTGGACTCGGCGAGATGGCCTGAGGATGGCCCTACGGAAGCCCTGCTTGAAGCGGTAGGAGAGGAAGCCATAGATGATAGGATTGGCACAGCTGTTGGCATATGGCAAAACCACCACAAGGAAGTAGACACCAAAGAGGGACGGTTCCTCTGGCAGTGGGCAGACAACATTGATTATGTTGAGGACGTAGAAGGGGAGCCAGCAAAGGATGAAGACAGCCACAACAGCCACCACCATGCGGGTCACTCTGCGCTCGGAAAGCTTGTGCTTGGAGGACAGAGCCCTCACCCGCCTGCCAGAGGAACGAACCTTCACAACGATAAGAAGATAGCAGAGACAAATCACCAGCAGCGGCCCAAAGAAGCCCAAGGTGGCAGTGTAGACGATGAAGCCAGCTCTCCACACCGAGGCAGGCTCTGGCCACTGGATGTGGCATGTGCTCATCCCTAAAGGGACATCTGAGAAGACGACCACGGGCAGCACCACTACGGAAGACAGCACCCACACAGTTGCACTCACAGCCTTGGCCACCCGTGCTGTCCGCCATTTGGAGGACTTCCCTGGGTGGACCACGGCCAGGTAGCGATCAACACTCATCACCGTCAGGCAGAAGATGCTGGTGAACTGGTTGATGGCATCCACAGCCATCACCAGGCGGCACATGAAAGACCCAAATGGCCAGTAGGACAGGGCATTTTGGGCAGCCAGGAATGGCAGGCCCAGCATGAAGAGCTCATCAGCTAGGGCCAGGTTCAAGATGTAGACGTTGGTCACCGACTCGCTCACAGAGTGCCGCAGGACCACATAAATGACCAGAGAATTCCCAGCCAGCCCCACCACGCAGACAATGAGGTAGACCAGGGGGATGAGGACACCGCTGACGACCACACCAGGGCTGGCGGTGGTGGAGCCGTTGGGGGTGGTGAAGCCTGCCCAGCTGCCAGAGGCATTCCCCTCCTCCGACACTGCTGGCGTGGGGAGGCTGAAAGCAGAAGAGTCCATagcagaggcagggaagagggcaGGGGGCAGCGTCCTTGCAGGATCAGTTAGCAATCTGGAagtgagaggaggagaaaaaagcctTTGATACTGGGGACATGACAGCTGAACAAGCCACAGATAAAATCACCACATTAACTGTGTGTAGGTATGGGCAGGCATGGGAAGTTGAGGTGAGTTTGTGGATGCTGGAAGATGTAGGACAATATTGACCCTATCTAGTCCTGGGAGGCACAGTGGGCACGGAGGGACAAACATGGACATGGCTCAATGTGGGCCAATAGAACCTCTTCCCTAGGGAAAGAACCACAGACTGGGATAGGGACAAggaaatttctcattttctgctaCTGGCTCCAATACAGAGGACATAGTTGCCAGGGGCCCGATTCTCATTTGTGAATGGCAGGTGCCTTACAAACAAAAGAAGGAAGAGCATCCAGTGATAACGCGCCATTCCAACTCTGTCTCCCCCATTCACTGAGTATCCTCCTGTTTGCTGAAGCTCTTTTTGGACTGGCCAGGTTGTCATGGGGTTGTTAGCCCCACCAGCAGAAATGAAAGCACCTCCACTCTAAATCTGAGCCAAGAGGCTGAGCTCAGCACCTGAGCTGGAGGGTAGCTGGTTTGTGTTATGGCAGTTTGAGAGTAAAGGAGGAGCCAGATTATTTTGAGTACACCAAGAGGGATCAGTCCAGATCTCTCTTGCCtctttgtctcttgttttctctctctctccttctgcaccCTGCAACACACTGCtaatggaagaggctctgcctgccccagctgTTTGCGACACCAAAGCAGTGTCCCAGCCTTCCTAATCTGAGGTGCCCAATTGCCCGTCAACATCAGGGTTTGGCATGGAAACAGCACTGAGCTTGAACAAACAAGCTCTCCACTCGCCACCAGCAATCTGCTGACACTGGGTGAGAAgctgcagggagagaagagacAGAGAAGGGAAGGACGTGTCTTTTGTCTTTTGTCAGGACTCCATATATGTGGGATACAGAGCCCAGCACACACTCCAGACCAGAGACATCCTGGAAAACCTTATGCAGGGGAGATTTGTGATGCTTGCAGGATCACTCCGGCTCTGGCAAAATTTTCTGGAGGTGTGGACTGGCAGGGTTATCCTTTTGATGAACTAGCTCCTTGGAAGGGAGGATGACTTAGTGGAGGAGAACAAGGACCCTGAGGCTTGCCTTTACCCATCCCACCAAATCTCCTAGGGCTCTGAAGCTCCTTTgttactgaaatgaaaactggGGATCTCAAAGGAAAGGACTCCCAATATTAACTACTTTCAGGAGGCCAAAACACTCCAGAGACTTTTCTCCCAGATGGGATGCTCTGTACCATCACAACTTTATTCACAAATGTCTTAATATTatagcttttattcttttttgtagATGTCATTCTGACTTCTGGAAACCTTAGGGGAGACCTGAGCTTTAGATGGATTCCTTGGATATCAGATAGGCAAACACACAGATTCTACAGAGATATCAAATCTTATCCTGAAAGAACCTCATCTGATAGGCCCCATAAAAACACCATTGGGCAACTATGTCTTAAGGCCATTTCTACAGGCTATTGCATAAATGTTTCCTGCTGTACTTAAATGAGCTTTGAAGGAAGGGAATTGTTTAGACTTTATTTGCAGGTGCCTTGGGCTGTGACACACTGTCCTGATAGAAGCCCATCTCTCGGGGTCCTGCAGCACTGGGCTGTCCCACACATCATGAGTGGCTGCAATGAATGGGCAAAGTAGGAAGTGATTTGAAAGTCTATTTCTAGGCTTGAGGATCtttcctctgatatttttttccagtgctgttccAGTGACACAAGTCACTTGTTGGAGGAAAGGGGAGGGCAGTGACTGCTCTGGGGACAAAGATCCCTGCAAAGGGTGGCAGAGACCAGAACCGTACGTTCATAAAAAGATGATCCTCTAAAAGGTGAGGACATAGGTAGGAATCCCTTTGGATGTTCCTCCTGCATGCAAAGGAATTTccaaaaaaagcatttggagGCAGCCCTACCAATATCAAATATAGATGGGGACACTCATGCTGGGGCTGAAAAGCATTTGGGGAAGTGTCTGGGGTCCAGACCTCAAAGCTGATTGCTCAGGCTGTGGTTTAGCAATGCAGTAAATGCAGCCTCAGGTCTCCAAAAGCCCTATCAAAAATGCTAAGGCATGCAATGCAAAGCACTGATTCACTGTAAACTCATTCTCCTGCTCAGACAGCTGCAGTGGAGAAACTTTGTCTTTAAGCAGGCATGGTCTGTCTGTACCATTCTAACTTTGCCAAGTACCATCTACCAGCTCAAATGCTGCATCACACATTCTGGCTAGTTTGACAGAACAACCACTGGATACCAGTGCCTCACCTGGGTTGGGTCTGCTCTGCTGGCTGCTTTGGCAACACCTGCATAGGTAGGAATTGATGAGGAACCTTGGCCTCAGACTGGTAGTGTGTTGGCATCTACTTGGGGTCTGTCCCTGATGTGGATAGCACCTGTTGCAAGAAGATTTGGATCCCCTAACGGGTGCTGCCAGAATATGCCTGCTCCGTACATCTGGAGAGCAGGAGTAAGGCAGAGAGGTAGAAAGAGATGATAAATCGGTGCTACCgctttctttaggaaaaacaaaaaagatataTTTCTGCGTTGAATgagaggaggaggtggatgcTAAAAGCTGAGCCTAGACCCGGTTACAAAACAGGAAtagaagctgggagggaccacaGAGTCCAATAACCTGCAACCCCTCTTGCCACCCTCCCCTCCCGTTTtccacagccctgctccagctcagGACTCCCCCTGCCTCACCTCGGGGCTGAGCTCTCTGGTAGGGACCAGGCTGGGCTggcagaattgggggggggggggctggagcgggggggggggggggcagttttccttctctgggaCTGCAGAGTTAACTTCTGCATGGACTCACCCCCACGGGAGACAGCTGGGAAAAGCAGGCAGAGCCGCCTGGTACTTACGTGTCGTTGGGATGTACATTTTCCTCTGCTTCACCGGGAGAATCCGTgtcatgtttttttccccttcccctttcttaAAAGCAATTGAACAAAACGGTCCCGGGAGGGAGCGAGTCCCACCATCCACTACCGAAGACGCAAGTCCTTCCTTCTGGACCTGCCCATCGCTTCCCTCCGTGACTGGTGTGGGAGTGGGGCCCACTCCAGTACCCGCTGGTGTCCGGCCGGGGATGCTCGGACCCTCACCCTCAGGCCGGCGGGTCTCTCCCCCACT from Accipiter gentilis chromosome 18, bAccGen1.1, whole genome shotgun sequence includes these protein-coding regions:
- the SSTR3 gene encoding somatostatin receptor type 3 isoform X2, coding for MDSSAFSLPTPAVSEEGNASGSWAGFTTPNGSTTASPGVVVSGVLIPLVYLIVCVVGLAGNSLVIYVVLRHSVSESVTNVYILNLALADELFMLGLPFLAAQNALSYWPFGSFMCRLVMAVDAINQFTSIFCLTVMSVDRYLAVVHPGKSSKWRTARVAKAVSATVWVLSSVVVLPVVVFSDVPLGMSTCHIQWPEPASVWRAGFIVYTATLGFFGPLLVICLCYLLIVVKVRSSGRRVRALSSKHKLSERRVTRMVVAVVAVFILCWLPFYVLNIINVVCPLPEEPSLFGVYFLVVVLPYANSCANPIIYGFLSYRFKQGFRRAILRPSRRVQSQDVPACPPEKTDDEEEEGEISKITQNGNDRQEHPLSSREGESNEQKPLPEEPVGCEKSNKLHVSYL
- the SSTR3 gene encoding somatostatin receptor type 3 isoform X1 codes for the protein MPTHYQSEAKVPHQFLPMQVLPKQPAEQTQPRLLTDPARTLPPALFPASAMDSSAFSLPTPAVSEEGNASGSWAGFTTPNGSTTASPGVVVSGVLIPLVYLIVCVVGLAGNSLVIYVVLRHSVSESVTNVYILNLALADELFMLGLPFLAAQNALSYWPFGSFMCRLVMAVDAINQFTSIFCLTVMSVDRYLAVVHPGKSSKWRTARVAKAVSATVWVLSSVVVLPVVVFSDVPLGMSTCHIQWPEPASVWRAGFIVYTATLGFFGPLLVICLCYLLIVVKVRSSGRRVRALSSKHKLSERRVTRMVVAVVAVFILCWLPFYVLNIINVVCPLPEEPSLFGVYFLVVVLPYANSCANPIIYGFLSYRFKQGFRRAILRPSRRVQSQDVPACPPEKTDDEEEEGEISKITQNGNDRQEHPLSSREGESNEQKPLPEEPVGCEKSNKLHVSYL